A window from Streptomyces subrutilus encodes these proteins:
- the recQ gene encoding DNA helicase RecQ, which translates to MGLSDTSPETSDALRVLHRVFGFSSFRGEQQEIIEQVVGGGDALVLMPTGGGKSLCYQIPALVRDGTGVVISPLIALMQDQVNALTALGVRAGFLNSTQDPYERQAVERSFLDGELDLLYLAPERLRTESAQRLLDRGTVSVFAIDEAHCVAQWGHDFRPDYLSLSMLHERWPKVPRIALTATATEATHAEIVTRLGLEDARHFVASFDRPNIQYRIVPKNNPTKQLLDLIRTEHPGDAGVVYCLSRASVEKTAAFLVEQGIDAVAYHAGMDARARAANQARFLREDGVVVVATIAFGMGIDKPDVRFVAHLDLPKSVEGYYQETGRAGRDGEPATAWLAYGLQDVVQQRKLIDGSEGDDAHRRSLGMHLDAMLALCETVTCRRVRLLAYFGQSGEPCGNCDTCLTPAESWDGTVAAQKLLSTVWRLAKERRQKFGAGQIIDILQGKKTAKVIQFDHDGLSVFGIGADLGTAEWRGVVRQLLALRLLAVEGDYGTLVLTEESGEVLGGRRSVSMRKEKAPASPARKESGSRSSKGARVPVDLPAEAEPVFLALRAWRAETAREQGVPAYVVFHDATLREIATRLPATDQELGTIGGIGEAKLAKYAEGVLATLAASGAGEPATTTASAASTAAPAAARPAPADAPAPAAAARPARSAPPAAAAPYDEEPPFGLDEEVPPEEDW; encoded by the coding sequence ATGGGCCTTTCCGACACTTCCCCCGAGACCTCCGACGCCTTGCGGGTGCTGCACCGCGTCTTCGGTTTCAGCTCCTTCCGCGGCGAGCAGCAGGAGATCATCGAGCAGGTCGTCGGCGGCGGTGACGCCCTCGTGCTGATGCCGACCGGCGGCGGCAAGTCGCTCTGCTACCAGATTCCCGCGCTCGTCCGGGACGGCACGGGCGTCGTGATCTCCCCGCTGATCGCGCTGATGCAGGACCAGGTCAACGCGCTGACCGCCCTCGGGGTGCGGGCCGGTTTCCTCAATTCCACACAGGACCCGTACGAGCGGCAGGCCGTCGAGCGGTCCTTCCTCGACGGCGAGCTGGACCTGCTCTACCTGGCCCCGGAGCGGCTGCGCACCGAGAGCGCCCAGCGGCTCCTCGACCGGGGCACGGTGTCGGTCTTCGCGATCGACGAGGCGCACTGCGTCGCCCAGTGGGGCCACGACTTCCGACCCGACTACCTGTCCCTGTCCATGCTGCACGAGCGCTGGCCGAAGGTGCCGCGGATCGCGCTGACGGCCACGGCCACCGAGGCCACGCACGCGGAGATCGTGACCCGGCTCGGCCTGGAGGACGCCCGGCACTTCGTGGCCAGCTTCGACCGGCCGAACATCCAGTACCGCATCGTCCCGAAGAACAACCCGACGAAGCAGCTGCTGGACCTGATCCGCACCGAGCACCCCGGCGACGCCGGAGTCGTCTACTGCCTCTCGCGGGCCTCGGTGGAGAAGACCGCGGCCTTCCTCGTGGAGCAGGGCATCGACGCCGTGGCCTACCACGCCGGGATGGACGCCCGCGCGCGGGCGGCGAACCAGGCGCGCTTCCTGCGCGAGGACGGGGTCGTGGTGGTGGCCACGATCGCCTTCGGGATGGGCATCGACAAGCCGGACGTGCGCTTCGTGGCCCACCTCGACCTGCCGAAGTCCGTCGAGGGCTACTACCAGGAGACCGGCCGCGCGGGCCGCGACGGCGAGCCCGCCACGGCGTGGCTGGCCTACGGGCTGCAGGACGTGGTCCAGCAGCGCAAGCTCATCGACGGCTCCGAGGGCGACGACGCGCACCGCCGGTCACTGGGCATGCACCTGGACGCGATGCTCGCGCTCTGCGAGACGGTCACCTGCCGCCGGGTGCGGCTGCTGGCCTACTTCGGGCAGTCGGGCGAGCCGTGCGGCAACTGCGACACCTGCCTGACCCCGGCCGAGTCCTGGGACGGCACGGTCGCGGCGCAGAAGCTGCTGTCCACCGTGTGGCGGCTGGCGAAGGAGCGGCGCCAGAAGTTCGGCGCCGGCCAGATCATCGACATCCTCCAGGGCAAGAAGACGGCCAAGGTCATCCAGTTCGACCACGACGGGCTCTCGGTGTTCGGCATCGGCGCGGACCTGGGTACCGCGGAGTGGCGGGGGGTCGTGCGCCAGCTGCTGGCGCTGCGGCTGCTGGCCGTGGAGGGCGACTACGGGACGCTGGTGCTGACGGAGGAGAGCGGCGAGGTGCTGGGCGGCCGCCGCAGCGTCTCGATGCGCAAGGAGAAGGCGCCCGCGAGCCCGGCCCGCAAGGAGTCCGGATCGCGCTCGTCGAAGGGCGCCCGGGTCCCGGTCGACCTGCCGGCCGAGGCCGAACCGGTCTTCCTGGCCCTCCGCGCCTGGCGGGCCGAGACGGCGCGCGAGCAGGGCGTACCGGCGTACGTGGTCTTCCACGACGCCACGCTGCGGGAGATCGCCACCCGGCTCCCCGCCACGGATCAGGAGCTGGGCACGATCGGCGGGATCGGCGAGGCGAAGCTCGCCAAGTACGCCGAGGGTGTCCTCGCCACCCTCGCCGCGTCCGGGGCCGGCGAGCCGGCCACGACCACGGCCTCCGCCGCGTCCACGGCCGCTCCGGCGGCCGCCCGTCCCGCGCCCGCCGACGCGCCCGCCCCGGCCGCTGCCGCGCGCCCGGCCCGCTCCGCGCCGCCGGCTGCCGCGGCGCCGTACGACGAGGAGCCGCCCTTCGGCCTGGACGAGGAGGTCCCGCCCGAGGAGGACTGGTAG
- a CDS encoding methylglyoxal synthase, with protein MSSEAWLPRITAIFRAYDLDRDGQLGREDLIAYAARVAEKLTVADDTRRRTALYDAYAELWTQLAAVSDTDRGGRISEQEFIAATARGAFDADPHFRESTLRAVDCLADALDRDGDGTIDAAEYERIFGATGLDGDTSGLAFETVDADGDGRITRAEFRAAAVQLYPLADASWLTGDQAPAGGPLGIALVAHDTRKADLLAWTERRSAELGRHRLYGTGTTGTLINRRLGLPVTPLRSGPLGGDQQIGALVTSGDIGLLIFFYDPLSAHPHGDDVRALIRLAALANIPIALNSATADALITSAALQIPGQSAADAPTVSVPA; from the coding sequence ATGTCGTCCGAAGCATGGCTGCCCCGCATCACCGCGATCTTCCGCGCGTACGACCTGGACCGCGACGGCCAGCTCGGCCGTGAGGATCTGATCGCCTACGCCGCCCGGGTCGCCGAGAAGCTGACCGTCGCCGACGACACGCGGCGCCGGACCGCGCTCTACGACGCCTACGCGGAGCTGTGGACCCAGCTCGCCGCCGTGTCCGACACCGACCGCGGCGGACGCATCAGCGAGCAGGAGTTCATCGCGGCCACCGCGCGCGGAGCCTTCGACGCCGACCCGCACTTCCGGGAGTCCACCCTGCGCGCCGTGGACTGCCTGGCCGACGCGCTCGACCGGGACGGCGACGGAACCATCGACGCGGCGGAGTACGAGCGGATCTTCGGCGCGACCGGGCTGGACGGCGACACCTCGGGCCTGGCCTTCGAGACCGTCGACGCGGACGGCGACGGCCGCATCACCCGGGCCGAGTTCCGGGCCGCCGCCGTGCAGCTGTACCCCCTCGCGGACGCCTCCTGGCTCACCGGGGACCAGGCCCCCGCCGGCGGACCGCTGGGCATCGCCCTGGTCGCCCACGACACCCGCAAGGCCGACCTCCTGGCGTGGACCGAGCGCCGCTCCGCCGAACTCGGCCGGCACCGCCTCTACGGCACCGGCACCACCGGCACCCTCATCAACCGCCGGCTCGGTCTGCCGGTCACCCCGCTGCGCAGCGGCCCGCTCGGCGGCGACCAGCAGATCGGCGCCCTCGTCACCAGCGGCGACATCGGCCTGCTGATCTTCTTCTACGACCCGCTCAGCGCGCACCCCCACGGCGACGACGTCCGCGCCCTGATCCGGCTCGCCGCCCTCGCCAACATCCCCATCGCGCTGAACTCCGCCACCGCCGACGCCCTGATCACCAGCGCGGCCCTGCAGATCCCCGGACAGTCCGCGGCGGACGCGCCGACGGTGTCCGTTCCGGCCTGA
- a CDS encoding EF-hand domain-containing protein, translating into MNAATGVLDRKLDRAFAMLDVDGDGNLREEDLLVLGNRLAAAFDLSGDATKIARLRGAFTQLWIHDLSTMDSDQDGVLDRAEFVAGMRKAAANDREGILQRLSVMVDAWMDIADTDGNGLIDEDEFQTMYIKSLGTSPQDLKVAFARLDVDGDGNLGRDEIRRATEEFYTSEDPQAPGNWLFGNL; encoded by the coding sequence GTGAATGCTGCTACCGGAGTGCTGGACCGGAAGCTCGACCGTGCCTTCGCCATGCTCGACGTCGACGGAGACGGCAACCTGCGCGAGGAGGACCTGCTGGTGCTCGGCAACCGGCTCGCGGCCGCGTTCGACCTGAGCGGTGACGCCACGAAGATCGCCCGCCTGCGGGGTGCGTTCACCCAGCTGTGGATCCACGACCTCTCCACGATGGACTCCGACCAGGACGGCGTGCTGGACCGGGCCGAGTTCGTCGCGGGGATGAGGAAGGCCGCCGCGAACGACCGCGAGGGCATCCTGCAGCGCCTGAGCGTCATGGTCGACGCCTGGATGGACATCGCCGACACGGACGGCAACGGCCTCATCGACGAGGACGAGTTCCAGACCATGTACATCAAGTCCCTCGGCACCTCCCCCCAGGACCTGAAGGTCGCCTTCGCCAGGCTCGACGTGGACGGGGACGGCAACCTCGGCCGCGACGAGATCCGCCGGGCCACCGAGGAGTTCTACACGAGCGAGGACCCCCAGGCCCCCGGCAACTGGCTGTTCGGGAACCTGTAG
- the cqsA gene encoding alpha-hydroxyketone-type quorum-sensing autoinducer synthase, with translation MTATTTAAPRLPAPFRLGIERHMQRVRRDWDGSHPLHGRPPGPDAVVVNSNDYLALARHPRIVRAMTEALDADGAGALMSGVFLHGDHPQLRLERELAAHVGAPAGILCQSGWAANTGLLQTLTEPGTPVYIDMMAHMSLWEGARIAGAAIHRFRHNDTDHLRRRIGDHGPGVILVDSVYSTDGSTCPLRETADLAAEYDCVLVVDESHSLGTHGDLGDGMTAGLGLTDRVHFRTASLSKAFAGRAGFIASCDASFTGHFKMGSHPAVFSSTLLPHDLAGLAETLALIREDTWRRTRLHGISTRVRGELSAAGLDLHDSRSHILALVAGDERQVMALRDTLEDRGVFGSVFCPPATPRTRSLVRISLHAGLSDLQVDRLITACLRTRSAAPVRRP, from the coding sequence ATGACAGCCACCACCACGGCAGCCCCGCGCCTTCCCGCACCCTTCCGCCTCGGGATCGAGCGCCACATGCAGCGCGTCCGCCGGGACTGGGACGGCAGCCACCCGCTGCACGGCAGGCCACCGGGCCCGGACGCGGTCGTGGTCAACAGCAACGACTACCTCGCCCTCGCGCGCCACCCGCGCATCGTCCGGGCCATGACCGAAGCCTTGGACGCCGACGGCGCCGGCGCCCTCATGTCGGGCGTGTTCCTGCACGGCGACCACCCGCAGCTCCGGCTGGAGCGCGAACTCGCCGCCCACGTGGGGGCCCCGGCGGGGATCCTCTGCCAATCCGGCTGGGCGGCCAACACCGGACTGCTCCAGACCCTCACCGAGCCCGGCACCCCGGTCTACATCGACATGATGGCCCACATGTCCCTGTGGGAGGGCGCCCGCATCGCGGGCGCGGCCATCCACCGCTTCCGGCACAACGACACCGACCACCTGCGCCGCCGCATCGGCGACCACGGGCCCGGCGTCATCCTGGTCGACTCGGTCTACAGCACCGACGGCAGCACCTGCCCCCTCCGCGAGACGGCGGACCTGGCGGCGGAGTACGACTGCGTCCTGGTGGTCGACGAATCCCACTCCCTCGGCACCCACGGCGACCTCGGTGACGGCATGACCGCCGGCCTCGGCCTCACCGACCGGGTCCACTTCCGTACCGCCAGCCTCTCCAAGGCCTTCGCGGGCAGGGCCGGCTTCATCGCCTCCTGCGACGCATCGTTCACCGGCCATTTCAAGATGGGCTCCCACCCGGCCGTGTTCAGCTCCACCCTGCTGCCCCACGACCTCGCCGGTCTCGCCGAAACGCTCGCCCTGATCCGCGAGGACACCTGGCGGCGCACCCGCCTGCACGGGATCTCCACCCGTGTGCGCGGGGAACTCTCCGCCGCCGGCCTCGACCTCCACGACTCGCGCAGCCACATCCTGGCCCTGGTGGCGGGCGACGAACGGCAGGTCATGGCCCTGCGTGACACCCTCGAAGACCGTGGTGTCTTCGGCTCCGTCTTCTGCCCGCCCGCCACCCCCCGCACCCGCTCACTGGTCCGGATCTCCCTCCACGCCGGGCTCTCCGACCTCCAGGTGGACCGCCTCATCACCGCCTGCCTGCGCACCCGCTCCGCCGCCCCGGTCCGCCGCCCCTGA
- a CDS encoding DJ-1/PfpI family protein: protein MDIVIPLFDRFEPLDAIGPYEILGNVPGATVRFVATEPGLVRDALGSLPVHVGTGYAEVERCDVLLIPGGGSHLAMVEDPAFLDWVRRIHSGTRFTTSVCTGSLVLGAAGLLEGLTATTHWAAVAALESHGAVYTPERVVRHDRLITSAGVSSGIDMAVRLAALLTDEVTAQAIQLYTEYDPQPPFDTGSVAKAPAEVLARARTLGRSGRA from the coding sequence ATGGACATCGTGATCCCGCTCTTCGACCGCTTCGAGCCGCTCGACGCGATCGGGCCGTACGAGATCCTCGGCAACGTGCCCGGCGCCACCGTGCGGTTCGTCGCCACCGAACCCGGCCTGGTGCGCGACGCGTTGGGCTCCCTGCCGGTGCACGTCGGAACCGGGTACGCCGAGGTGGAGCGCTGCGACGTCCTGCTGATCCCGGGCGGGGGCAGCCACCTGGCCATGGTCGAGGACCCGGCCTTCCTCGACTGGGTGCGTCGGATCCACTCCGGCACCCGCTTCACCACCTCGGTCTGCACGGGCTCCCTGGTGCTCGGCGCGGCAGGCCTGCTGGAGGGCCTGACCGCCACCACCCACTGGGCCGCGGTGGCCGCTCTGGAGTCCCACGGCGCCGTCTACACCCCGGAGCGGGTGGTCCGGCACGACCGGTTGATCACCTCGGCCGGGGTCTCCTCCGGCATCGACATGGCGGTCCGGCTGGCCGCCCTGCTCACCGACGAGGTCACCGCCCAGGCGATCCAGCTCTACACCGAGTACGACCCGCAACCCCCCTTCGACACCGGCTCGGTGGCCAAGGCCCCGGCCGAGGTCCTCGCGCGGGCGCGCACGCTGGGACGGTCCGGTAGGGCGTGA
- a CDS encoding APH(3'') family aminoglycoside O-phosphotransferase, with amino-acid sequence MIDGSEPPAAPPALPGDGAAWLPVTTGESGAAVFRSADGTRYAKCVAARDAEELEAERDRVAWLSGHGVPGPQVLDWQTGSAGARLVTSAVPGVPADQVSAADLLAAWERIAAAVRGLHDVPVRQCPFRRDVDGMVAVARDVVARGAVNPAFLSTGQQRTPPAELLARLVPQLPLRREQEAADAVVCHGDLCLPNIVLDPRTLDVSGFIDLGRLGRADRHADLALLLADARHSWKDEERARAADTAFAESYGVVLDHDRLRFYLHLDPLTWPRRPSSPPAGAA; translated from the coding sequence GTGATCGACGGCTCTGAACCCCCGGCCGCACCGCCCGCGCTCCCGGGCGACGGCGCCGCCTGGCTGCCCGTCACCACGGGCGAATCGGGGGCCGCGGTCTTCCGCAGCGCGGACGGGACCCGGTACGCCAAGTGCGTGGCCGCCCGCGACGCCGAGGAGCTGGAGGCCGAGCGGGACCGCGTCGCATGGCTGAGCGGCCACGGGGTGCCGGGGCCGCAGGTGCTCGACTGGCAGACCGGATCCGCGGGCGCCCGCCTGGTGACCAGCGCCGTCCCCGGGGTGCCCGCCGACCAGGTGTCCGCCGCGGACCTGCTGGCCGCCTGGGAACGCATCGCGGCGGCCGTCCGCGGGCTGCACGACGTACCCGTACGGCAGTGCCCGTTCCGCCGGGACGTCGACGGGATGGTGGCCGTGGCGCGCGACGTCGTGGCCCGGGGCGCGGTGAACCCCGCGTTCCTGTCGACCGGGCAGCAGCGCACGCCGCCCGCGGAACTGCTCGCCCGACTGGTCCCGCAACTCCCGCTGCGCCGCGAGCAGGAAGCCGCCGACGCGGTGGTCTGCCACGGAGACCTGTGTCTGCCCAACATCGTCCTCGACCCGCGCACCCTGGACGTGTCGGGCTTCATCGACCTCGGCCGGCTGGGACGGGCCGACCGCCACGCCGACCTGGCGCTGCTGCTGGCCGACGCGCGACACTCCTGGAAGGACGAGGAGCGGGCACGGGCCGCGGACACGGCGTTCGCAGAGAGCTACGGCGTCGTCCTCGACCACGACCGGCTGCGCTTCTACCTGCACCTCGACCCGCTCACCTGGCCCCGGCGCCCGTCCTCGCCCCCGGCCGGCGCCGCGTGA
- a CDS encoding metalloregulator ArsR/SmtB family transcription factor, protein MDALLAALADPARWRLVTLLAERPRSVGVLAQLAEARQPQTSKHLQALERAGLVDSRRAGQRRVYALRAAPLRDLAAVLTGLADGADRPDGPLAAYDRQVLTRHTERLAAVETGWADDRSFGFVRSLRGRPELVWSHLTDTALLARWWTPDDLRVSELAFEARPGGRIVQEYRDAEDADGSDAVVGRAEGVVEEVRPGEHLAYRLSPLLPDGAPAFTARVELDLRPTDTGTDLAVHWRITDSAVESADFVAGIETGFGQSLDTLATALAAAAHQTDATGTDAGTGPRSTP, encoded by the coding sequence ATGGACGCCCTTCTCGCCGCCCTGGCCGATCCGGCCCGCTGGCGGCTCGTGACCCTCCTGGCCGAGCGGCCCCGCTCGGTCGGCGTTCTCGCGCAGCTGGCCGAGGCCCGCCAGCCGCAGACGAGCAAGCACCTCCAGGCCCTCGAACGCGCAGGTCTCGTCGACTCCCGCCGCGCGGGACAGCGCCGCGTCTACGCCCTCCGGGCCGCCCCCCTGCGGGACCTGGCCGCGGTGCTCACCGGTCTCGCCGACGGCGCGGACCGGCCCGACGGGCCGCTCGCCGCCTACGACCGCCAGGTGCTCACCCGGCACACGGAACGGCTCGCGGCGGTGGAGACGGGGTGGGCGGACGACCGCTCGTTCGGCTTCGTCCGCTCACTGAGGGGCCGGCCGGAGCTCGTCTGGAGCCATCTCACCGACACCGCCCTGCTCGCCCGGTGGTGGACGCCCGACGACCTCCGCGTCTCGGAACTCGCCTTCGAGGCGCGACCGGGCGGCCGGATCGTCCAGGAGTACCGCGACGCCGAGGACGCCGACGGCTCCGACGCGGTCGTCGGGCGGGCGGAGGGGGTGGTCGAGGAGGTGCGCCCGGGCGAGCACCTCGCCTACCGGCTCTCCCCGTTGCTGCCCGACGGCGCCCCCGCCTTCACCGCGCGCGTCGAGCTGGACCTCCGGCCCACCGACACGGGCACGGACCTCGCCGTCCACTGGCGGATCACCGACAGCGCGGTCGAATCGGCGGACTTCGTCGCGGGCATCGAGACCGGCTTCGGTCAGAGCCTCGACACGCTCGCGACGGCCCTGGCCGCCGCCGCACACCAAACGGACGCCACCGGCACCGACGCCGGCACCGGACCGAGGAGCACACCGTGA
- a CDS encoding helix-turn-helix transcriptional regulator, with protein MRAARLIRMALLVQSSPGLTAAVLARELGVSERTVIRDAQALQEAGVPVRSERGRTGGYHLAPGYRTRLTTLAPPEAETLYLSGLPAALRDLGLSDAADTARLKLAATLLPSLRAAAESSVRRFHLDAPAWFREPSAPELLPQLARAVWSDRAVELAYARPGRDGAPARAVTRLLEPYGLVLKAGVWYVVGRVPDGREEGGGAWRTYRVDRVTALAPAPATAGPFSRDPSFDLAAHWQAHAAGFARALLRTTVTVRLTERGLRRLPAVADPAGVAGALASATAPDPTGRVTLDLPVESEDVAFGQLTGLGADAEVLAPEGLRGRFREHAQTLAALYGTDPADGGRRPPARPAASAAADPVTPSPSPRGQR; from the coding sequence ATGCGCGCCGCCCGCCTCATCCGCATGGCCCTCCTCGTCCAGTCGAGCCCCGGTCTGACCGCCGCGGTCCTCGCCCGCGAGCTGGGCGTCTCCGAGCGCACCGTGATCCGTGACGCGCAGGCCTTGCAGGAGGCGGGCGTGCCCGTGCGCTCCGAGCGCGGCCGGACCGGCGGCTACCACCTGGCCCCGGGCTACCGGACCCGGCTCACCACGCTGGCCCCGCCCGAGGCGGAGACGCTCTACCTCTCCGGTCTCCCGGCCGCCCTGCGCGACCTCGGGCTCTCGGACGCGGCGGACACGGCCCGGCTGAAGCTGGCGGCCACGCTGCTGCCGTCGCTGCGGGCCGCGGCCGAGTCGTCCGTGCGCCGCTTCCACCTCGATGCCCCGGCCTGGTTCCGCGAGCCGTCGGCGCCGGAACTGCTGCCGCAGCTGGCCCGCGCCGTGTGGTCCGACCGCGCCGTCGAGCTGGCCTACGCGCGTCCCGGCCGGGACGGCGCCCCGGCCCGTGCCGTCACCCGGCTGCTGGAGCCGTACGGGCTCGTCCTGAAAGCGGGGGTCTGGTACGTCGTGGGCCGCGTCCCGGACGGGCGGGAGGAGGGCGGCGGGGCCTGGCGCACCTACCGCGTCGACCGCGTCACCGCGCTCGCCCCGGCCCCCGCGACCGCCGGACCCTTCTCGCGCGACCCGTCCTTCGACCTGGCCGCACACTGGCAGGCGCACGCGGCGGGCTTCGCCCGGGCCCTGCTGCGCACCACCGTCACCGTGCGCCTGACCGAGCGCGGTCTGCGCCGCCTGCCCGCCGTCGCGGACCCCGCCGGAGTGGCCGGGGCGCTGGCCTCCGCCACCGCGCCGGACCCCACCGGGCGCGTCACGCTCGACCTGCCGGTCGAATCCGAGGACGTCGCCTTCGGCCAGCTGACCGGGCTGGGCGCGGACGCCGAAGTGCTGGCACCCGAAGGGCTGCGCGGCCGCTTCCGCGAGCACGCGCAGACCCTCGCCGCCCTGTACGGGACGGACCCGGCGGACGGGGGGCGGCGGCCGCCGGCGCGGCCCGCCGCGAGCGCTGCCGCCGACCCCGTCACGCCGTCCCCGTCACCACGAGGTCAGCGGTAG
- a CDS encoding SDR family oxidoreductase — protein sequence MTQNENPQTHTPVPTDPRPATDGRTAPLAGRIALVAGATRGAGRALAVELGRAGATVYVTGRTTRTRASEVGRSTETIEETAELVTAAGGTGIAVPTDHLDEDRVRALVERIDGEQGRLDILVNDLWGGEHLLVGSVFGKKSWETPLADGLRILELGVRSHVITAALALPLLIRSDAPLHIEVTDGTAVSNRRYRENLYYDLAKNAPIRIAFGLGEELAEYGGAAVAVTPGFLRSEQMLGAFGVTEENWRDAVAQEPSFAIAESPHYLARAVAALAADPDRAARWNGKSTSSAELARTYDVRDVDGSRPDAWAYFEDVVYGGKAAPADDYR from the coding sequence ATGACCCAGAACGAGAACCCGCAGACGCACACCCCCGTCCCCACCGACCCGCGGCCGGCCACCGACGGCCGGACCGCCCCGCTCGCCGGCCGGATCGCCCTCGTCGCCGGGGCGACCCGCGGCGCCGGCCGGGCCCTGGCCGTCGAGCTCGGTCGCGCGGGCGCCACCGTCTACGTCACCGGCCGCACCACCCGTACGCGGGCCAGTGAGGTCGGCCGCTCCACCGAGACCATCGAGGAGACGGCGGAGCTGGTCACGGCGGCCGGCGGCACCGGCATCGCCGTCCCCACCGACCACCTCGACGAGGACCGGGTGCGCGCCCTCGTCGAGCGGATCGACGGCGAGCAGGGACGGCTCGACATCCTCGTCAACGACCTGTGGGGCGGCGAACACCTGCTCGTCGGCTCCGTCTTCGGGAAGAAGAGCTGGGAGACCCCGCTCGCCGACGGCCTGCGCATCCTGGAGCTCGGCGTGCGCTCGCACGTGATCACCGCGGCGCTGGCCCTCCCCCTCCTCATCCGCTCGGACGCCCCGCTGCACATCGAGGTCACCGACGGCACGGCCGTCTCCAACCGCCGTTACCGCGAGAACCTCTACTACGACCTCGCCAAGAACGCACCGATCCGCATCGCCTTCGGGCTGGGCGAGGAGCTGGCGGAGTACGGGGGCGCCGCCGTCGCCGTCACACCCGGGTTCCTGCGCTCGGAGCAGATGCTCGGCGCCTTCGGCGTGACCGAGGAGAACTGGCGCGACGCCGTCGCCCAGGAGCCCTCCTTCGCCATCGCGGAGTCGCCGCACTACCTCGCCCGCGCGGTCGCCGCGCTCGCCGCCGACCCGGACCGGGCCGCCCGGTGGAACGGGAAGTCGACCTCCAGTGCGGAGCTGGCCAGGACCTACGACGTCCGGGACGTGGACGGGAGCCGGCCGGACGCGTGGGCCTACTTCGAGGACGTGGTGTACGGCGGCAAGGCCGCCCCGGCCGACGACTACCGCTGA
- a CDS encoding DUF4232 domain-containing protein, which translates to MSARTAIPALLSLAVGAALVASVPAVASGPAGERTCASGELDVSVGEPDAGAGQLYLPLHFTNTGDRPCTLRGFPGVSVLDGARRQIGEPADRDGGAPGAVSLAPGRSATATLRTTNGPLGGACLPEGAFLKVYPPASTDAFLLKTPFKVCSDRFTVSATG; encoded by the coding sequence ATGTCCGCGCGAACGGCGATTCCCGCCCTGCTGTCCTTGGCCGTGGGTGCCGCGTTGGTGGCTTCGGTGCCGGCGGTCGCGTCCGGGCCCGCGGGCGAACGCACCTGCGCGTCGGGCGAACTGGACGTGTCCGTCGGCGAACCGGACGCCGGCGCGGGCCAGCTGTACCTGCCGCTGCACTTCACCAACACCGGCGACCGCCCGTGCACGCTGCGCGGATTCCCGGGCGTGAGCGTCCTGGACGGCGCCCGGCGGCAGATCGGCGAGCCGGCCGACCGCGACGGCGGGGCGCCCGGGGCGGTCTCGCTGGCACCCGGCCGCAGCGCCACGGCCACCCTCCGCACCACGAACGGCCCGCTCGGCGGCGCCTGCCTGCCCGAGGGCGCGTTCCTGAAGGTCTACCCGCCCGCGTCCACGGACGCGTTCCTGCTCAAGACGCCCTTCAAGGTCTGCTCGGACCGCTTCACGGTCAGCGCGACAGGGTGA
- a CDS encoding beta/gamma crystallin domain-containing protein encodes MSRTKKAARSVAVAFAAAAAFTMVVPGNAYAIDHIPCRGGEDYLKIWSHDGAGRSSVDCYANRGRTSFGGWWIDKISTGNNDLIYYDVNGDSVKIERWHEISFPNRPPKVGDIEIL; translated from the coding sequence ATGTCAAGGACGAAGAAGGCCGCACGCTCCGTGGCCGTGGCCTTCGCCGCGGCGGCGGCGTTCACCATGGTCGTGCCCGGCAACGCCTACGCCATCGACCACATCCCCTGCCGCGGCGGGGAGGACTATCTGAAGATCTGGTCGCACGACGGCGCTGGTCGCAGCAGTGTGGACTGTTACGCGAACCGCGGCAGGACCTCCTTCGGCGGGTGGTGGATCGACAAGATCTCCACGGGGAACAACGACTTGATCTACTACGACGTGAACGGCGATTCCGTGAAAATCGAACGGTGGCACGAGATCTCCTTCCCGAACCGCCCCCCGAAGGTCGGGGACATCGAAATCCTGTGA